The Acropora palmata chromosome 10, jaAcrPala1.3, whole genome shotgun sequence genome contains a region encoding:
- the LOC141895429 gene encoding uncharacterized protein LOC141895429 gives MWLSLVLSMLIAGIFFPRGIHTEYKSEVCKYKDCKRCSCVSGEMQVEELTKGTITVSQLSNGDIIRGIRGADRVHSWCRVEAVYPRKGNDMFITYDGFTADHMVIDSHTVRAYGKKGKATKSRLYMLATDCDAAVNAAGQAFTPISTAFCPHELSWSEYLPLIAAIRRVTSRTGYFWYFSDAFFNNETARVPEWMNMLQDLCIELLRCAREGQCQTFEKVVKEFVHEHMNPKYRMIVDHMFPNIGGDVENSESGTITELVRPQEKSNTLLFLVLGSAVAMVLIIVAAAFLVRRARVARKVKILKDPDPSDHPQAKARDVET, from the coding sequence ATGTGGCTTTCGCTGGTGCTTTCGATGTTAATCGCCGGGATCTTTTTCCCAAGGGGCATTCATACCGAATATAAAAGTGAAGTTTGTAAATATAAAGATTGCAAACGTTGCTCGTGTGTGTCTGGTGAGATGCAGGTCGAGGAACTCACAAAGGGCACCATTACTGTCTCCCAGCTGTCCAATGGGGACATCATCCGTGGTATCAGAGGAGCCGATCGCGTCCATAGCTGGTGCAGGGTTGAAGCCGTTTACCCCAGAAAAGGCAACGACATGTTCATCACTTACGACGGCTTTACGGCAGATCACATGGTTATCGACTCTCACACTGTCCGTGCATACGGGAAGAAGGGTAAGGCCACAAAAAGTCGACTCTACATGCTTGCCACTGACTGTGACGCCGCGGTGAATGCAGCTGGCCAGGCTTTTACTCCAATCAGCACTGCATTCTGTCCTCATGAGCTGAGCTGGAGCGAGTATCTTCCACTGATAGCGGCGATTCGTCGGGTAACCTCTCGTACAGGATACTTCTGGTATTTCAGCGATGCTTTCTTCAACAACGAGACTGCCAGAGTTCCGGAATGGATGAACATGCTGCAAGATTTGTGCATTGAGCTTCTGCGGTGCGCACGCGAAGGACAATGCCAGACGTTCGAGAAAGTAGTGAAAGAGTTTGTGCACGAGCATATGAACCCAAAGTACAGGATGATTGTTGATCACATGTTCCCTAACATCGGTGGTGACGTGGAAAACTCAGAAAGTGGTACCATCACCGAGCTGGTTCGTCCGCAAGAGAAAAGCAACACTTTGCTGTTCCTTGTTCTGGGTAGCGCTGTTGCTATGGTTCTCATCATCGTTGCAGCAGCTTTCCTTGTGCGCCGAGCAAGAGTAGCACGAAAGGTAAAGATATTGAAGGATCCTGACCCAAGCGACCATCCTCAAGCTAAGGCCCGAGATGTGGAGACCTGA